In Erythrobacter litoralis HTCC2594, a single genomic region encodes these proteins:
- a CDS encoding contact-dependent growth inhibition system immunity protein, which produces MRLRREAENKNSTEWPAFHHLMDCYWHQTADAFYSEFKEALDDFRECEGQERFEQLKAELCALRDQGRFPRPGQLRVNYNKPFWRGYARIVTTRDIATCDPILGSRETQ; this is translated from the coding sequence ATGCGTCTACGCCGGGAAGCTGAGAACAAGAATTCAACTGAATGGCCAGCGTTTCATCATCTAATGGATTGCTACTGGCATCAAACCGCCGATGCATTTTACTCCGAGTTCAAGGAAGCACTCGACGATTTTCGTGAATGCGAAGGACAAGAAAGGTTTGAGCAACTCAAAGCCGAGCTTTGTGCTCTTCGAGATCAAGGGCGCTTTCCGAGACCCGGGCAGTTGCGAGTTAATTATAACAAACCATTTTGGCGCGGCTATGCGCGTATCGTGACCACGAGAGATATCGCAACATGTGATCCAATTCTTGGGTCTAGGGAAACTCAATGA